The Thalassotalea sediminis genome includes the window AACAGTGGGATGGTAAATTACCGACGACGGTAATGGGAAGCGACCAAGGTATCTTGTGGAATATGAAAGAAAAGTAGACCTAAGTTTATAAAAACCTCCAAGCCTATTGAGTCATCAATAGGCTTTTCACTCAAGTTCAATTAACAGAGATGGGCGTTACCGTTACTCACCGTAACCGCAACGTCATTTAAACCTGGCATTTCCATAATTCGTGCTGAAAGACCAACGACTGTAGGAGGCACTTGATGAATACATGTTGCCGGCGTTATTAAAGCCAAATTTGTATCGCTCATCCCAGGAGCCATTTCATCGCTTCGATAAAAGAAGCCCTCTTTATCTGAACTCTTAGGATGACTCTTTTGTAGCACTTTACCTGCTTTAATCAAATCTTGACTAAGTATTTTGATGTCACTCAGCAGCTCTGCATGATAATTTTTTTTGCTTTGACCTCTGAAATGAACCTGTGAAATATGTTCGTCAGTAAGCGTGATAGTGAGTTCAATTTTAACGCCATTTGCTTTGCACTTTCGATACTCTACTGAATAATTCTGTCGATTAACACTAATACCACTTTGTTCAGCGTTACATTTAAATTGCAAAGGATGCTGATTTAACAAACGGTCTAGCTCTGCCGATTTGGTGTTAAGTGAAATCCCCAAAATCGAAAAGTTTTCAATTTTATCTCTTACAAACGTATCTTGTGCAACTACTTGATGTGGTAGCAAAAAAGCTAAAGCTATGATGCCAACTATTGGTACTTTTTTAGCAAAATTAAACATATGTCATCCCTTTCGTTAGTATCAAAATAATAAAAATGTTGAGCCAACAAACAAAACATCTTGTTTTATTATCTAAAGTCCAAACCTTATGTTACGTCATTCAACTTAGCTTCGAGTTCTACTATTTTTTGTTCAAGTGTCGCTAATTTTTCACGCGTTTTAATCAGCACTTGTGTTTGTACATCAAACTCTTCACGGGTAACCACGTCAAGCTCTGATAGTTTTCTTTGTAGCACTGTTTTGGTTTTATCTTCAAAGTCATTTGCTAAATTTTTTAAGCCTGGAGGAATAGCTTCCGTCACTTGTTTGGCAATATCTTCAATTTTCTTTGCATTAATCATGGCAACGCCTCTTCTCTATATATATTACTATTGTAATCGAATTAGCTATTTTGCCAACGTAAAAAACAAGGTAAAATCACCGCCCTTTATCAATAGTAGCCTGACCTCATGAAATTAAATCCCGGACAACAAGAAGCTGTAGATTATGTAAGTGGGCCATGTCTGGTATTAGCGGGTGCAGGTAGTGGAAAAACAGGCGTAATCTGTCAGAAAATTGCCTACCTAATAAAAAAATGTGATTACAAGGCACGCAATATTGCCGCGGTAACCTTTACCAATAAAGCGGCACGTGAGATGAAAGAGCGTGTCACTAAAATGTTAGGACGAGACTTAACACGAGGTTTAACGGTATCAACCTTTCATTCGCTGGGACTTGATATTGTTAGAAAAGAAATTAAAACCTTAGGTTACAAGCCTGGTTTTACACTATTTGATGACCAAGATACCTTAGCGCTACTAAAAGAATTAACTGCAGAGCAACTTGATGGCGATAAAGATCTCTTAAATAAATTGCAATCGATGATTTCGAATTGGAAGAATGATTTACTTCTTCCTGATGCGGCAATGAAACAGTCGAGCGATGCAGATACGTTACAATATGCACAGTTTTATCAACAATACCATCAGCATATGAAAGCGTATAATGCGCTAGATTTCGATGATTTGATTTTGATCCCAACGCTACTGCTAAAAAACTATGCGGAAGTAAGAGAGCGATGGCGCAAAAAAATTCGCTATATGTTGGTCGATGAATACCAAGATACCAATACTAGCCAATACGAACTGGTAAAATTAATAACTGGAGAGCGCGGCCGTTTAACAGTAGTAGGTGACGACGACCAGTCTATTTATTCATGGCGTGGTGCCAAACCACAAAACCTTGTTTTGCTCGGCCAAGATTACCCCTCCTTAAAATTAATCAAACTCGAGCAAAACTACCGTTCAAGCGGTCGTATCTTAAAATGTGCCAATATTCTTATTGCTAATAACCCGCATGTTTATGATAAATCGTTATTTAGTGAATTAGATTACGGTGTTGAGTTACGCGTTTTACAGACCAAAAATGAAGAACATGAAGTAGAACGTGTTGTTGGTGATCTGATCGGTCATCGATTTTTAAATCGAAGTCACTATAAAGACTATGCCGTGCTTTATCGCGGTAATCATCAGTCTCGTCTACTCGAAAAAGCCTTAATGACCAACCGCATTCCCTACAAAATTAGTGGTGGTACATCATTTTTCTCTCGCGCAGAAATCAAAGATGTCATGGCATATTTACGCGTATTAGTTAATCCAGACGACGATAATGCGTTTTTGCGTATTGTAAACGTACCGAAACGAGAATTAGGCCCAGCAACATTGGAAAAACTCGGCAGTTATGCCAATAAACGACAAATTAGTATGTTCGCTGCAAGTTTTGAATATGGGTTAGAAGAGTACTTAACGGGTCGTGGCTTAGCAAAAATGCAAGCTTTTACTCGTTGGCTGGTCGAAACCGCCGACAATGCAGAGCGCGGCGATACCGCAGCTGTACTTAGAGGTATGATCCGAGAAATAAATTATGAGGATTGGCTCTACGATACATCTCCAAGCGCGAAAGCAGCAGAAATGCGCATGAAAAATGTTACTGAGCTTTTTAGTTGGATCACGCAAATGTTAGAAGGTTCCGACGATGAAGAACCCATGACTCTGCCGCAAATCGTCACACGATTAACACTTCGTGACATGATGGAGCGTAACGAAGAAGAAGAATTTGCCGATCAAGTACAATTGATGACCCTGCACGCCTCAAAAGGATTAGAGTTCCCTTATGTCTACTTAATCGGTATGGAAGAAGGGTTATTGCCGCATCAAACAAGTATAGACGAAGGTAATGTTGAAGAAGAAAGGCGGTTAGCCTATGTAGGGGTTACACGGGCTCAGCGCGAGCTCACCTTCACCTATGCTAGAGAGCGGCGTCAGTTTGGTGAAGTAGCACGCACAGATACCAGCCGTTTTTTACATGAATTACCACAAGATGATTTAAACTGGGAAACAAAGAAAGCAACAAAAACACAGGAAGAAAAGCAACAAACCGCTAAAGCAGGTGTGGCGAACTTAAGAGAGTTACTTAAAAAGAAAAATTAACACGCGATAAAGTACGACAGTGACTGAAACTGATTGATCACTTTATCAGTTTCAGTGTTGGCTTTAACTATTCTGGATTTTCCATGTCGTAAAAGATTGCTTCTGTAAACGTTACCAATGCACCAATATTATTGCCTGACCACGCCCTATTAATATGTGGCTTCATCGCACCAATAATGCCTGTAAACTTGCGATAGCTACCTTTTTGATAACTTTCAAAACACTTTTGAGTAATTTTGTGCAATTGTCCTTTACCTCTAATCGCTTCGGTATAAATCACACTATAATTATTAATAAATGGATGCAGTACTTCTAAGAACTTTTCCGCATGCTCATTTTCTTGTAACAATTTAGCTCGGTTTTTTACTATCTCTTCATTTTTTCGTGCAATAACTGCGACAGACTCAAATAATATTTTTGATTCTTTTTTAGCATTAGTGGCATCTCTTTTAGCCGCCACTAATTGCTGCTGCAAAGCTTCAGCCCTAAAATAAAAATAAATACTAACACCAATAAAAACGGCTAAAACAGCCAATAAAAACATCATAATTAAACCTACAACTACAAATTATAATTACTATCTGGGGCGGTCGAATCACTAATTCGAGATAAAAAGATGTAAGGATCAATATCCTGTACACTTGGCGACTGACAATCGTACCTAACTTTTAACGAAAACTCACCCAAGTTTGCAAAAAGTTGCTGTTTTACTGCTTTTGCAAGTTTATCTAAATTACGTTGAAGGTCTTCTGGGCGTTGATGTGGAGCTAAAAACAAATATTCGCCTTCATTTATCACCCCCACTTTTACAAACTCTTCCTTAATGTCATTAATAAGTATGGCAAGCGCAGATACAACTTCCGCAACAACTTTTTTATTAAATAGGAAAGTAAGCTCATTCCAATTATCAATGGTAAAATAACCGACTGCTAACGGGTACTCGAAACGTCGCGCCATTTTATAATGGTATTGATACAATTTTTTGCTATAACTCGGTCCTGCAATGTAATCAATCGGTTTTTCAACTTCATCGTATAGGTGTTTAAGTTTGATTTTTCGTAATTTAAACCCTAACCAAAGACATAGTAAAAACAACAGGACAATAGACACAATTAATACACTGATCAACTGCCGTTGTTGTTGGTATTTTACTTGATATTCTTGAGTCAACGTAGATTGATTGGCAAATTGAAGTGAAAAATCTCGACGTTTTTGACTAGTCGCATTATTCGGTTGATTTAAGTTTGTCTGGTGACGATGATTACGATCGAAAAGCTTTTCTTTTTCCGTATACTTAAAGTATGACGCTAATGCTTTATCTAACTGCCCTAAATCTCGATACATGTGAGCAGCCATCAAATGCAATTCATTTTGCACTTCTGTTAACTCAGTAGTCACAGAAATCCGTTCTGCTTGCTTAATATAACGATACTGCAGCGCTTTATTATTAAGCTGTTGGTGAACTTTAGCAAGGTCGACTAAAACCGCTAAATAAGGCTGCGTTAAATTATAACCTTGAAACCCTTTTTCAGCTTTATTAAATAATGCCAACGCCTGTTGATATTCGTGTTGTAAATAATGCGTTTTACCAAGACCAGATTGGGCATATGCAACACGAATGGGTGCATTTCTTTTTTTCGCAAAGCTAAGTGCTTCCCAAAAAGCATTATAAGCGTCATCTAACAGACCTAATGCCAAATAAGAACGGGCTAAGTGGTAATACGTCTGATCAATATTTACCACTCTTTTTGATTCAAAGCGAAGCTTTAGCACTTTATTATACAAAGAAATTGCCGTGTTATTATCACCTAAATAATAATGCGCACTTGCCAGTAAGTTAATCAAAGCAATTCTATCGGATAGGCTAGGTTGTTGTTCAAGTAACTGTTCAACCTTTTCTATATCATTTAATGCACTGTCATGTTGAGCTAGCAATGCGTTTGCCATTGCACGGTAGCTGATGGCATAGATTAACCACTCTACATTATTGTGCTTTTTCGATATAGCAACCGCGCGCTCAGCGACTTCTTTAGCGCTATTAAATTTACCTTTGTAGTAATAACCTGCCGCCACTTTTAATAATAGCCTCAGGTTTATCTGCTTATCTACATTCAGCAGCGACACGCCATCTTGTGCAAATTGTAACGACTTCGCGAGATCACCTGTATTTGCGGCGGCATCGGCAAGTAACGTGAAAACTTTCGCCAAGGTATTATTGTTATAAAACTGTCTTTGTTTAATCACGCGCTGAGACAAGGTTAATACTTCATTGTATGGTATCGACTCACTATCACTATCGTATAATTTGTTAACCCAGTTAATATTTTCAACAATACCAACGCTAGCACGCTCTTCGGCGTTTAAACCTGTGCTGAGGGTACTGATTATAATGGCAAAGACAAATAGCGTGCGGATCATCGGATGAGCTTTCATCTTCCTTTATTTCAAGGAGTTATTAAAAATATCGTATGAAGTTTACCATATAAATAATATTTATGGTTTACAAGTTATATTCTCTGTCTATAATGGCAATTGAGCAGCTAAAGCTCGATAAGGGCAAATCTAGCGAAAGCTAGAGACGCAAAGTTACCGGTCTAAGGGGAAACCTACGGCAGCGGAACTACCAAATTTAGACATAGTGGGGGCTTGTCTACTTTAGGCATTTCTTAAGCTATATGTTTCTTTATTAGCACTAACTTTGCGTGCTCCCTTGTCCTCTTTTATCGCTGATAACACTCCTTTATTTCCAGTATTTTGTTATAGCTAAAATCAGATAAATGTCATGAGGCAATTTATTTACAATAATTTGCGATAAACGCTAGCACTTTGTGAAAAATTACTAGAGAATGAAGTTATAACAATAAAGATAACTCGCAGTAATATTTAGGGGATGGGTGATTTTGAAATACCATGATTCCATCAAACAAGCTGAACAAAAATCAACGCTAACCATTAAGCAACTAAACTTATGGCACCTACCAGCGTCGCCGATAAACTATTCAGTCTGTTATGAGTATATCATTGGCAAAACACCTGAGCTAAATAGACAAATTAAACAGCAGTTATCACTCGGCAAAAAGTTAGACGAATATTTCATTCAAGAGTTATATAAACAATATATACTCGGTCAGAGTAATTTTCGAGAAGAGATAATCACCGATATTGATGACCTAGTTGATAATTTAGCTACTAATAATCAACAATCAATGCACAGTGCGGATACTTTACTTCGCAAACTTGACCATAATATTATTGATCTCAAGTCTAATAATCAAAAAGCCATTACCAATGCCGTTCAACAAATAGAACATGCTTCAAAGAGT containing:
- the ubiK gene encoding ubiquinone biosynthesis accessory factor UbiK yields the protein MINAKKIEDIAKQVTEAIPPGLKNLANDFEDKTKTVLQRKLSELDVVTREEFDVQTQVLIKTREKLATLEQKIVELEAKLNDVT
- the rep gene encoding DNA helicase Rep, encoding MKLNPGQQEAVDYVSGPCLVLAGAGSGKTGVICQKIAYLIKKCDYKARNIAAVTFTNKAAREMKERVTKMLGRDLTRGLTVSTFHSLGLDIVRKEIKTLGYKPGFTLFDDQDTLALLKELTAEQLDGDKDLLNKLQSMISNWKNDLLLPDAAMKQSSDADTLQYAQFYQQYHQHMKAYNALDFDDLILIPTLLLKNYAEVRERWRKKIRYMLVDEYQDTNTSQYELVKLITGERGRLTVVGDDDQSIYSWRGAKPQNLVLLGQDYPSLKLIKLEQNYRSSGRILKCANILIANNPHVYDKSLFSELDYGVELRVLQTKNEEHEVERVVGDLIGHRFLNRSHYKDYAVLYRGNHQSRLLEKALMTNRIPYKISGGTSFFSRAEIKDVMAYLRVLVNPDDDNAFLRIVNVPKRELGPATLEKLGSYANKRQISMFAASFEYGLEEYLTGRGLAKMQAFTRWLVETADNAERGDTAAVLRGMIREINYEDWLYDTSPSAKAAEMRMKNVTELFSWITQMLEGSDDEEPMTLPQIVTRLTLRDMMERNEEEEFADQVQLMTLHASKGLEFPYVYLIGMEEGLLPHQTSIDEGNVEEERRLAYVGVTRAQRELTFTYARERRQFGEVARTDTSRFLHELPQDDLNWETKKATKTQEEKQQTAKAGVANLRELLKKKN
- a CDS encoding tetratricopeptide repeat protein, with product MKAHPMIRTLFVFAIIISTLSTGLNAEERASVGIVENINWVNKLYDSDSESIPYNEVLTLSQRVIKQRQFYNNNTLAKVFTLLADAAANTGDLAKSLQFAQDGVSLLNVDKQINLRLLLKVAAGYYYKGKFNSAKEVAERAVAISKKHNNVEWLIYAISYRAMANALLAQHDSALNDIEKVEQLLEQQPSLSDRIALINLLASAHYYLGDNNTAISLYNKVLKLRFESKRVVNIDQTYYHLARSYLALGLLDDAYNAFWEALSFAKKRNAPIRVAYAQSGLGKTHYLQHEYQQALALFNKAEKGFQGYNLTQPYLAVLVDLAKVHQQLNNKALQYRYIKQAERISVTTELTEVQNELHLMAAHMYRDLGQLDKALASYFKYTEKEKLFDRNHRHQTNLNQPNNATSQKRRDFSLQFANQSTLTQEYQVKYQQQRQLISVLIVSIVLLFLLCLWLGFKLRKIKLKHLYDEVEKPIDYIAGPSYSKKLYQYHYKMARRFEYPLAVGYFTIDNWNELTFLFNKKVVAEVVSALAILINDIKEEFVKVGVINEGEYLFLAPHQRPEDLQRNLDKLAKAVKQQLFANLGEFSLKVRYDCQSPSVQDIDPYIFLSRISDSTAPDSNYNL